A part of Lacinutrix sp. 5H-3-7-4 genomic DNA contains:
- a CDS encoding lytic transglycosylase domain-containing protein, which yields MKIYYQYSILFVLFSFLNVSNAQDSIQLNKKRLSESQLVAGEKYVIDTIIDGKVLFKQSIEPVEPVDLTKELQDHELALEIDKKWMEELYSTSLFDTIYREVTNLKYEAVYYPELTTDTLKARLERLNARTPFNVEYNPQLENIIKRWLKTRHQSMERLMGLSKYYFPMFERELDNYNIPLEMKYLSIVESALKPRAKSRVGATGLWQFMFATGKQYGLDVSSYVDERSDPIKSTESAAKYLAKLYEIFGDWDLALAAYNSGPGNVSKAIRRSGGYKNYWNIRSNLPRETAGYVPAFLATMYIFEYAKEHGFIQHKPKFNYVETDTIRVKQMITLDQVSEFTGVNIETLQFLNPSYKLDIIPYIKGKNYTLRLPRTIVGAFVNNEAQMYAFAKAEFDKREKPLPQLIQSDTKTRYRVKQGDYLGKIARKFGVRVSQIKRWNGLRSNNLKIGQRLTIFPRNPSAVTNKAIKANTSNLSNYTGKTYKVKSGDSLWSISQKFPGISVENIKEWNDISGTKLKPGMTLKISKG from the coding sequence ATGAAAATTTATTATCAATATTCAATATTATTTGTATTATTCTCTTTCTTAAATGTGAGTAATGCTCAGGATTCTATACAATTAAATAAAAAAAGATTGTCAGAATCTCAATTAGTAGCAGGAGAAAAATATGTAATAGATACCATTATAGATGGCAAAGTATTATTTAAGCAATCTATAGAACCTGTTGAACCTGTAGACTTAACAAAAGAGTTGCAAGATCACGAATTAGCATTAGAGATTGATAAAAAATGGATGGAAGAACTGTATAGTACTTCTTTATTCGATACTATTTATCGAGAAGTAACAAACCTTAAATATGAAGCTGTTTATTACCCAGAACTTACAACAGATACTTTAAAAGCAAGATTAGAGAGGTTAAATGCAAGAACACCATTTAATGTAGAATATAATCCGCAATTAGAAAATATAATAAAACGTTGGCTAAAAACTAGGCATCAATCAATGGAGCGATTAATGGGTTTGAGTAAATATTATTTTCCAATGTTTGAGCGTGAACTAGATAATTACAACATTCCTTTAGAGATGAAATACCTCTCAATAGTAGAATCTGCACTAAAACCAAGAGCAAAATCTAGAGTTGGTGCAACAGGATTGTGGCAATTTATGTTTGCAACCGGGAAGCAATATGGTTTAGATGTTAGTAGTTATGTAGACGAGCGTAGCGACCCAATAAAATCTACAGAATCTGCTGCAAAATACTTAGCAAAATTATATGAGATTTTTGGAGATTGGGATTTAGCATTAGCAGCATATAACTCTGGCCCAGGTAATGTAAGTAAAGCAATAAGACGTTCTGGCGGTTATAAAAATTATTGGAATATCCGTTCTAATTTACCACGTGAAACAGCAGGTTATGTTCCTGCATTTTTAGCAACAATGTATATTTTTGAATACGCAAAAGAACACGGTTTTATACAGCATAAACCAAAGTTTAATTATGTCGAGACAGATACTATTAGGGTAAAGCAAATGATTACTCTAGATCAAGTATCAGAGTTTACAGGTGTAAATATTGAAACGCTTCAGTTTTTAAACCCATCATATAAATTAGATATCATTCCATATATAAAAGGAAAAAACTATACCTTAAGACTTCCTAGAACTATTGTTGGTGCTTTTGTTAATAATGAAGCTCAAATGTATGCTTTTGCAAAAGCTGAATTCGATAAAAGAGAAAAACCATTACCACAACTAATACAATCAGACACTAAAACAAGGTATCGTGTTAAACAAGGAGATTATTTGGGTAAAATAGCAAGAAAGTTTGGAGTAAGGGTAAGCCAAATTAAAAGATGGAATGGTTTAAGAAGTAATAATTTAAAAATAGGACAAAGGCTAACAATATTTCCAAGAAATCCTTCGGCAGTAACAAATAAAGCAATAAAAGCAAACACCTCAAACCTTTCAAATTATACAGGAAAAACTTACAAAGTAAAGAGTGGAGACTCATTATGGAGTATTTCTCAAAAATTTCCAGGAATTTCTGTTGAAAATATTAAAGAATGGAACGATATTAGTGGTACTAAATTAAAACCGGGTATGACCTTGAAAATTTCAAAAGGTTAA
- a CDS encoding OmpH family outer membrane protein yields the protein MKKLVLVFVAIIFLSACEQQKIGYVDNGKVINEIQEKKDIESKYTLLDESFKKRADSIGNVYRTEFQALQTKYARASQQKQQEMMLPLQAKAQQFQQQMQNEQTQMQTAYQTEIDSVISKMKLYVKDYAKNNGYNYIFGTNESVGTVLYGDEGSDISQNIIDGLNDTYKK from the coding sequence ATGAAAAAATTAGTTTTAGTATTTGTAGCAATAATATTTTTATCTGCTTGTGAGCAACAAAAAATTGGATATGTTGATAACGGAAAAGTTATTAATGAAATTCAAGAGAAAAAAGATATAGAATCTAAATACACACTTTTAGATGAATCTTTCAAAAAAAGAGCAGATAGTATTGGAAATGTTTATAGAACAGAATTTCAAGCATTGCAAACTAAATATGCAAGAGCTTCTCAACAAAAGCAGCAAGAGATGATGTTGCCTTTGCAAGCTAAAGCACAACAATTTCAACAGCAAATGCAAAACGAACAAACGCAAATGCAAACTGCTTATCAAACAGAAATTGATTCTGTAATTTCAAAAATGAAATTGTATGTTAAAGATTATGCTAAAAACAACGGTTATAACTATATTTTTGGTACTAATGAGTCTGTAGGAACTGTATTATATGGAGATGAAGGATCAGATATTTCTCAAAATATTATTGATGGATTAAACGATACTTATAAAAAATAA
- a CDS encoding DNA polymerase III subunit delta': MLFSDIIGQQHIKNHLTKSADYGRIPHAQLFVGPEGSGTLPMAIAYAQYILCSNSDAENNNGNEACNLKFKNFSHPDLHFAFPVTTNDKVKRHPVSNHFLEEWRELLNKQPYGNLFDWYKLLGVDNKQGQIGVDEAHDIVKSLTLKSYEGGYKVMLIWMAEKMNTQAANKLLKLIEEPPNKTVFILVTEDEESIINTIRSRCQILHFPPLAEVDIKNALIKNFNLNEAVATKLAHQANGNYNKACDLIYQDSEDLQFETWFILWVRSAFKAKGNKAAIHDLIKWSEEIAKTGRETQKQFLNFCLDFFRQALLLNYNAESLVYMDIKTEKFKLENFAPFVHNNNILDISNELQDAIYHIERNGNSKIILTDLSIKLTRLLHKKSL, from the coding sequence ATGCTTTTTAGTGATATAATAGGACAACAACATATAAAAAACCATCTTACAAAGAGTGCAGATTATGGTCGCATTCCTCATGCACAACTTTTTGTAGGACCAGAAGGTAGCGGTACATTACCCATGGCTATTGCTTACGCTCAATATATTTTATGTAGTAATAGTGATGCAGAAAACAATAATGGTAATGAAGCTTGTAACTTAAAATTTAAAAACTTTTCTCATCCCGATTTACATTTTGCTTTTCCTGTAACTACAAACGATAAGGTTAAAAGACATCCTGTTTCTAATCATTTTTTAGAAGAATGGCGTGAACTATTAAATAAACAGCCTTATGGTAATTTGTTTGACTGGTATAAATTACTTGGTGTTGATAACAAGCAAGGACAAATAGGTGTAGATGAAGCTCATGATATAGTAAAATCTCTTACTTTAAAATCTTACGAAGGTGGTTATAAGGTAATGCTTATTTGGATGGCAGAGAAAATGAATACTCAAGCTGCAAATAAACTTCTTAAATTAATTGAAGAACCACCAAATAAAACCGTTTTTATTTTAGTTACCGAAGATGAAGAAAGTATTATTAATACCATAAGGTCGCGTTGCCAAATATTACATTTTCCTCCTTTAGCCGAAGTTGATATAAAAAATGCACTTATAAAAAACTTTAATTTAAATGAAGCTGTAGCTACTAAATTAGCACATCAAGCTAATGGAAACTACAATAAAGCCTGCGATTTAATATATCAAGATAGTGAAGATTTACAGTTTGAAACTTGGTTTATACTTTGGGTACGATCAGCTTTTAAAGCAAAAGGTAACAAAGCTGCTATTCACGATTTAATTAAATGGAGTGAAGAAATTGCGAAAACTGGTAGAGAAACCCAAAAACAATTTCTAAACTTTTGCTTAGACTTTTTTAGACAAGCTTTATTATTAAATTATAATGCCGAATCTTTAGTATATATGGATATTAAAACCGAAAAATTTAAATTAGAAAATTTCGCTCCTTTTGTACATAACAACAATATTTTAGATATTTCTAACGAGCTACAGGACGCAATTTACCATATTGAACGAAACGGAAACTCTAAAATTATTTTAACCGACTTATCTATTAAGTTAACAAGATTACTTCACAAAAAATCTTTATAA
- the mnmG gene encoding tRNA uridine-5-carboxymethylaminomethyl(34) synthesis enzyme MnmG, with the protein MFNEVYDVIVVGAGHAGSEAAAAAANMGSKTLLITMNLQNIAQMSCNPAMGGIAKGQIVREIDALGGYSGIVSDTSAIQFKMLNKSKGPAMWSPRVQSDRMRFAEDWRLLLEQTQNLDFYQEMVSGLVVENGKVVGVKTSLGITVKAKSVVLTNGTFLNGLIHIGDKNFGGGRAGERAATGITEQLIELGFESGRMKTGTPPRVDGRSLDYSKMIEQPGDLNPEKFSYLDTTKPLENQRSCFMTYTSEKVHDLLREGFDRSPMFNGRIKSLGPRYCPSIEDKINRFADKDRHQLFVEPEGWNTVEMYINGFSTSLPEDVQFNALRSVAGFENVKFFRPGYAIEYDYFPPTQLKHTLETKLVDGLYFAGQINGTTGYEEAASQGLMAGINAALKVQEKDSFILQRNEAYIGVLIDDLITKGTEEPYRMFTSRAEYRTLLRQDNADIRLTPRGYDLGLASEKRLKRMEEKLNASNQFVQFFKDTSVTANDANVVLESKNSASVKQQGKMFKLFARPNIDMDDMRKFEKVETYIQENNLDREVLEQAEIQVKYAGYISKEKNNADKLNRLENIKIPANFNYSQLKSMSLEAREKLNKIQPVTISQASRISGVSPADISVLLVFMGR; encoded by the coding sequence ATGTTTAACGAAGTATACGATGTTATAGTGGTTGGAGCAGGACATGCAGGAAGTGAAGCTGCTGCTGCTGCTGCAAATATGGGTTCTAAAACCTTGCTTATAACAATGAATTTACAAAACATTGCGCAAATGTCTTGTAATCCTGCTATGGGCGGAATTGCTAAAGGACAAATAGTTCGCGAGATTGATGCGCTTGGTGGGTACTCTGGTATTGTAAGTGATACTTCTGCTATACAATTTAAAATGCTTAACAAATCTAAAGGTCCTGCAATGTGGTCACCAAGAGTACAAAGTGACCGTATGCGTTTTGCAGAAGATTGGAGGTTGCTTTTAGAGCAAACTCAAAATCTTGATTTTTATCAGGAAATGGTATCTGGCTTGGTGGTTGAAAATGGTAAAGTTGTAGGTGTAAAAACTTCTTTAGGAATCACAGTAAAAGCTAAATCTGTAGTATTAACTAATGGTACTTTTTTAAATGGTTTAATACATATTGGAGATAAAAATTTTGGTGGAGGTAGAGCAGGAGAAAGAGCAGCTACAGGAATTACAGAACAACTTATAGAATTAGGATTTGAATCTGGTAGAATGAAAACAGGAACACCACCAAGAGTAGATGGTCGTTCTCTAGATTATTCTAAAATGATTGAACAACCTGGAGATTTAAATCCAGAAAAGTTTTCTTATTTAGATACAACAAAACCATTAGAAAATCAGCGTTCTTGTTTTATGACTTATACAAGCGAAAAAGTTCACGATTTATTACGTGAAGGTTTCGATCGCTCACCAATGTTTAATGGTAGAATTAAAAGTTTAGGACCAAGATATTGTCCTTCGATAGAAGATAAAATTAACCGTTTTGCAGATAAAGATAGACATCAATTATTTGTAGAACCAGAAGGTTGGAATACTGTAGAAATGTATATAAATGGATTTTCAACTTCATTGCCAGAAGATGTTCAATTTAATGCATTACGATCTGTAGCAGGTTTTGAGAATGTAAAATTCTTTAGACCTGGTTATGCGATTGAGTACGATTATTTTCCGCCAACACAATTAAAACATACTCTAGAAACTAAGTTAGTTGATGGCTTATATTTCGCAGGTCAAATTAATGGTACAACTGGTTATGAAGAAGCAGCTTCTCAAGGATTAATGGCTGGTATAAATGCTGCTTTAAAAGTGCAAGAAAAAGATTCATTTATATTACAACGTAATGAAGCTTATATTGGTGTTCTTATAGACGATTTAATTACCAAAGGTACAGAAGAACCTTATAGAATGTTTACTTCTCGTGCAGAATATAGAACACTTTTAAGACAAGATAATGCAGATATTAGATTAACACCAAGAGGTTACGATTTAGGTTTAGCTAGTGAAAAACGTTTAAAAAGAATGGAGGAGAAGCTTAATGCTTCAAATCAATTTGTACAGTTTTTTAAAGACACTAGTGTAACGGCTAATGATGCTAATGTGGTTTTAGAATCTAAAAATTCTGCATCAGTTAAACAGCAAGGTAAGATGTTTAAATTATTTGCAAGACCAAATATTGATATGGATGATATGCGTAAATTTGAAAAAGTTGAAACATATATTCAAGAAAATAATCTTGACAGAGAAGTTTTAGAACAAGCAGAAATTCAAGTTAAATACGCTGGTTATATTTCTAAAGAAAAAAATAATGCTGATAAATTAAACCGACTTGAGAATATTAAAATTCCAGCTAATTTTAATTACTCACAGTTAAAATCTATGAGTTTAGAAGCAAGAGAAAAATTAAATAAAATTCAACCAGTTACTATTTCCCAAGCATCAAGAATTAGTGGTGTATCACCTGCAGATATTTCTGTGCTTTTAGTTTTTATGGGAAGATAA
- a CDS encoding DUF4837 family protein, translating into MRKILMLALVLMSVLSCDNKKGVRILPESAGPINNIAIVIDNEYWANTTGETLRNILAAPIDGLPQQEPLFSLRQIPPEVFTGFAKENRNVLKIEQGEADFKITRDVYARPQKVIVVSGKDIAEIKSQINDNADKIIAGFKAEDIREKQRQSRKSLYNATEIEENLGLKIEFPSPYKISNTIAKPEDKFYWIKKDIPTGYTNVLLYELPLNAIKKEDSLIAQIVKIRDSIGKKYIGGPTDGSFMSTEKAYAPHLYETILDNKPTIEVKGIWDVAGAFMSGPFITYFIEDKINNRYIVAEGFAYAPSVSKRDQVFELESIIKSIKIN; encoded by the coding sequence ATGCGAAAAATTTTGATGTTGGCCTTAGTTTTAATGTCTGTATTATCATGCGACAATAAAAAAGGAGTTAGAATTTTACCAGAGTCTGCAGGACCAATTAATAATATTGCTATTGTAATAGACAATGAATATTGGGCAAATACGACAGGAGAAACTTTAAGAAACATTTTAGCAGCGCCAATAGATGGCTTGCCTCAACAAGAACCATTATTTTCTTTAAGACAAATACCACCAGAAGTTTTTACTGGCTTTGCAAAAGAAAATAGGAACGTTTTAAAAATAGAGCAAGGCGAAGCAGATTTTAAAATAACAAGAGATGTATATGCTAGACCTCAAAAAGTTATTGTAGTAAGCGGAAAGGATATTGCAGAAATTAAATCGCAAATCAATGATAATGCAGATAAAATTATTGCAGGATTTAAAGCCGAAGATATTAGAGAAAAGCAACGCCAATCTAGAAAATCGTTGTATAACGCAACAGAAATTGAAGAAAATTTAGGTTTAAAAATAGAATTTCCTTCGCCATATAAAATTAGTAACACAATAGCTAAACCAGAAGATAAATTTTATTGGATTAAAAAAGATATTCCTACAGGTTATACAAATGTACTTTTGTATGAATTACCATTAAACGCTATTAAAAAAGAAGACAGTTTAATTGCTCAAATAGTAAAAATTAGAGATTCTATTGGTAAAAAGTATATTGGTGGGCCAACAGATGGTAGCTTCATGTCTACAGAAAAAGCCTATGCGCCACACTTGTACGAAACAATTTTAGATAATAAACCAACAATAGAAGTAAAAGGTATTTGGGATGTTGCAGGAGCATTTATGTCTGGACCTTTTATAACGTATTTTATAGAAGATAAAATAAACAACAGATACATTGTAGCAGAAGGTTTTGCTTACGCACCTTCAGTTTCAAAAAGAGATCAAGTTTTTGAATTAGAATCTATTATAAAGTCTATTAAAATTAATTAA
- a CDS encoding M23 family metallopeptidase — protein sequence MAKKTKKTKKISKKLLHKYRLVILNEDTFEEKLAFKLTRLNVFVLLSLSTFFLIVFTILFIAFTPLKEYIPGYSSTALKKKAVELNFKTDSLQQVITLNDQYYASIKQVLKGEVNTLEFNRDSIIEAASLDPSEVDLSPSEADSILRAKVDKEDKYSLFETAKSRTNFVLFPPVNGEISETYNAEEKHYAVDVVVAKDTPVKATADGTVIFSEWTSQTGFVIIIEHSYGLISVYKHNATLTKSQGELVKSGEVIATAGNTGELSTGPHLHFELWSDGYPVNPTNFIDFKK from the coding sequence ATGGCAAAGAAGACAAAAAAAACCAAAAAAATATCCAAAAAGTTACTACACAAGTACCGTTTAGTAATTTTAAACGAAGATACTTTTGAAGAGAAGTTGGCATTTAAACTAACACGTTTAAACGTATTTGTATTACTATCTCTATCAACCTTCTTTTTAATTGTATTTACAATATTGTTTATTGCATTTACGCCACTAAAAGAATACATTCCTGGCTATTCTTCTACAGCATTAAAAAAGAAAGCTGTCGAGTTAAATTTTAAAACCGATTCGTTACAACAAGTTATAACACTAAATGATCAATATTACGCTTCTATAAAACAAGTTTTAAAAGGGGAAGTTAACACGTTAGAATTTAATAGAGATTCTATTATAGAGGCTGCAAGTTTAGATCCTAGTGAAGTAGATTTATCTCCTAGTGAAGCAGATTCTATACTTAGAGCAAAAGTAGATAAAGAAGATAAATACAGTTTATTCGAAACAGCAAAATCAAGAACAAATTTTGTGCTTTTTCCTCCAGTAAATGGTGAAATAAGCGAAACATATAACGCAGAAGAAAAACATTACGCAGTAGATGTGGTAGTTGCAAAAGATACACCAGTAAAAGCTACGGCCGATGGTACTGTTATTTTTTCAGAATGGACTTCACAAACAGGTTTTGTTATAATAATAGAGCACAGTTATGGTTTAATTTCTGTATATAAACATAACGCAACACTAACAAAAAGCCAAGGCGAATTAGTAAAATCGGGAGAAGTTATCGCTACCGCAGGTAATACAGGAGAATTAAGTACAGGACCTCATTTGCATTTCGAATTATGGAGTGATGGCTATCCTGTAAATCCAACTAATTTTATAGATTTCAAAAAATAA
- a CDS encoding diacylglycerol kinase family protein, which produces MPDLKSWFVIINPKAGNGKALKKWPDIQRLLKKEGFDFEYSFSELNRHNNTVIVNAIKKGFSKFISIGGDGTLHYVVNGLMSQNITKPASISIGIIPIGTGNDWVKNYAISTNINQAIQTIKKGHTKIQDVGKISFLSSNKTPVYFVNIAGIGFDAFVAKNTQNLKRFGTLSYLISALLGMFRFKNFKLKLVTPEKTINTKSLMTLVGICKFSGNNMRLTNTPNPNDGLFDISIIGDVSKWEIIKHIFKLYNGKLHTVKKVNVFKSNSVVIEPKTSINLNIQADGEVFKAEKISVLIIKNAFTFYC; this is translated from the coding sequence ATGCCAGATTTAAAATCCTGGTTTGTAATTATAAACCCTAAAGCTGGAAATGGTAAAGCCTTAAAAAAATGGCCAGATATACAAAGGCTTTTAAAAAAAGAAGGTTTTGATTTTGAGTATAGTTTTAGCGAGTTAAATAGGCATAATAATACAGTTATTGTAAACGCAATTAAAAAAGGATTTTCTAAGTTTATTTCTATTGGTGGTGATGGCACATTACATTATGTTGTTAATGGTTTAATGAGTCAAAATATTACAAAACCAGCTTCTATATCTATTGGTATAATACCAATTGGTACTGGCAATGATTGGGTTAAAAACTACGCTATCTCTACAAACATTAATCAAGCAATACAAACTATTAAAAAAGGACATACTAAAATTCAAGATGTTGGTAAAATTAGTTTTTTAAGCTCTAATAAAACGCCTGTCTATTTTGTGAATATTGCAGGAATTGGCTTTGATGCGTTTGTTGCAAAAAACACACAAAATTTAAAACGGTTTGGTACTTTATCGTATTTAATTTCGGCTTTATTGGGTATGTTTCGCTTTAAAAACTTTAAACTAAAATTAGTTACACCAGAAAAAACTATAAATACAAAATCACTTATGACATTGGTTGGCATATGTAAGTTTTCGGGTAATAATATGCGGCTTACAAACACACCAAACCCTAACGATGGTTTATTTGATATTTCAATAATTGGCGATGTTAGTAAATGGGAAATTATTAAGCATATATTTAAACTTTATAATGGCAAGTTACACACTGTTAAAAAGGTTAATGTTTTTAAAAGCAATAGTGTTGTAATTGAACCCAAAACCTCTATAAACCTTAACATACAAGCAGATGGAGAGGTTTTTAAAGCTGAAAAAATTTCAGTTTTAATTATTAAAAATGCTTTTACCTTTTACTGCTAA
- a CDS encoding twin-arginine translocase TatA/TatE family subunit, with product MISLSIFLAPGPWQIGLIVLAILLLFGGKKIPELMKGLGSGIKEFKDASKEDENKAEEKN from the coding sequence ATGATATCACTAAGCATATTTTTAGCGCCTGGCCCATGGCAAATAGGATTAATTGTTTTGGCTATTTTATTACTTTTTGGAGGTAAAAAGATTCCTGAATTAATGAAAGGTCTTGGTAGCGGCATAAAGGAATTTAAAGACGCTAGTAAAGAAGATGAAAATAAAGCTGAAGAAAAAAATTAA
- a CDS encoding class I SAM-dependent methyltransferase, with amino-acid sequence MQNSKKINFKVKDYSVSGETFTLIHNNEFDYLETLPKPSLNKLPEYYKSEDYISHTNAKRNLFEKVYHQVRVYSLKKKVKLINSFNTESKNILDFGCGTGAFLNEAQNQGWNITGIEPDEKARILANTQTNNAVLPSQDFNTLPEKSFDVITLWHVLEHIPDLQEKISQLKKLLKENGTLIIAVPNYNSFDAKHYKSFWAAFDVPRHLWHFSKKSITTLFAREKMKVVKIKPMLFDAFYVSLLSEKYKTSKMNPIKSFYTGLLSNFKAIRSGEYSSLIYVIKNM; translated from the coding sequence GTGCAAAATTCAAAAAAAATAAACTTTAAAGTAAAAGATTATTCTGTTTCTGGAGAAACATTTACTTTAATACACAATAATGAATTCGATTATTTAGAAACCTTACCTAAACCGTCTTTAAACAAACTACCTGAATATTATAAAAGCGAAGATTATATTTCTCACACAAATGCTAAACGAAATTTGTTTGAAAAAGTATACCATCAAGTAAGAGTATATTCCTTAAAGAAAAAAGTAAAACTTATAAACTCATTTAATACTGAGAGCAAAAATATTTTAGATTTTGGTTGTGGTACAGGTGCTTTTTTAAATGAAGCACAAAATCAAGGTTGGAATATTACAGGAATAGAACCAGATGAAAAAGCAAGAATTCTAGCCAATACTCAAACTAATAATGCTGTTTTACCTAGTCAAGATTTTAATACTTTACCAGAAAAAAGTTTTGATGTTATTACACTTTGGCATGTATTAGAACATATACCAGATTTACAAGAAAAAATATCTCAATTAAAAAAACTATTAAAAGAAAATGGTACTTTAATTATTGCTGTACCTAATTATAATAGCTTTGATGCAAAACACTATAAATCGTTTTGGGCTGCTTTTGATGTTCCTAGACATTTATGGCATTTTTCAAAAAAATCTATAACTACACTTTTTGCTAGAGAAAAAATGAAAGTTGTAAAAATAAAACCAATGCTATTTGATGCATTTTATGTAAGCTTACTTTCAGAAAAATATAAAACATCAAAAATGAATCCTATTAAATCTTTTTATACAGGATTGCTTTCAAATTTTAAAGCTATACGCTCTGGAGAGTATTCTTCTCTAATTTATGTAATAAAAAACATGTAA
- the ybeY gene encoding rRNA maturation RNase YbeY, whose product MISFNYENNFKLPNEAKISTWISSVILQENCIEEEINYVFCDDEYLHKLNVEFLNHDTLTDIISFDYSVGKNLQGDIFISTERVEDNAKDFNVSFETELQRVLVHGILHYCGYKDKSDSEAKLMREKENFYLNLLK is encoded by the coding sequence ATGATTAGTTTTAATTACGAAAATAACTTTAAGCTTCCTAATGAAGCAAAAATTAGCACGTGGATTTCTTCTGTAATTTTACAAGAAAACTGTATTGAAGAAGAAATAAATTATGTTTTTTGTGATGATGAATATCTTCATAAATTAAATGTAGAATTTTTAAATCACGACACTTTAACAGACATTATTAGCTTTGATTATTCAGTAGGAAAAAACTTACAAGGAGATATATTTATTTCAACGGAAAGAGTAGAGGATAACGCGAAAGATTTTAATGTTTCTTTTGAAACAGAATTACAGCGTGTACTTGTTCATGGTATTTTACACTATTGTGGTTATAAAGATAAATCTGATAGTGAAGCAAAACTAATGCGAGAGAAAGAAAACTTCTACCTTAATCTGCTTAAATAG
- the pgk gene encoding phosphoglycerate kinase, translating to MKTIENFNFKNKKALIRVDFNVPLDSNFNVTDATRISAAKPTIIKVLEDGGSCILMSHLGRPKGVQEEFSLKHIVNKVEDIIGVETKFVSTATGEAAEQAANNLKPGEILILENLRFNEEETKGEKDFAQALSKLGDIYVNDAFGTAHRAHASTTVVADFFPENKCFGSLLAQEIKSIDKVLKTGEKPVLAILGGAKVSSKITIIENILDAVDHLIVGGGMAFTFIKAQGGSIGNSLVEDDKMELALSILKQAEAKNVTIHLPTDSVIADDFSNDANTKICDIKNIPDGWMGLDAGPESRKQFHDVVMQCKTILWNGPLGVFEMENFANATIALGNSIAEATKKGAFSLVGGGDSVAAVKQFGFEKKVSYVSTGGGAMLESLEGKTLPGIAAILE from the coding sequence ATGAAAACAATTGAAAACTTCAATTTTAAAAATAAAAAAGCACTAATTAGAGTAGATTTTAATGTGCCATTAGATAGTAATTTTAATGTTACAGATGCAACAAGAATTTCTGCAGCAAAACCAACTATTATAAAAGTTTTAGAAGATGGTGGAAGTTGTATTTTAATGTCTCACTTAGGAAGACCAAAAGGAGTACAGGAAGAGTTTTCTTTAAAGCATATAGTAAATAAAGTAGAAGATATAATTGGAGTAGAAACAAAATTTGTATCTACAGCAACAGGAGAAGCAGCAGAGCAAGCAGCTAATAATTTAAAACCAGGAGAAATTTTAATATTAGAAAACTTAAGATTTAACGAAGAAGAAACAAAAGGTGAAAAAGATTTTGCTCAAGCACTTTCAAAGCTTGGCGATATTTATGTAAATGATGCTTTTGGTACAGCACATAGAGCGCACGCATCAACAACAGTAGTTGCAGATTTTTTTCCAGAAAACAAATGCTTTGGTAGCTTATTAGCACAAGAAATTAAAAGTATAGATAAAGTTTTAAAAACAGGAGAAAAGCCTGTGTTAGCAATTTTAGGAGGCGCAAAAGTATCTTCTAAAATTACTATTATAGAAAACATTTTAGACGCCGTAGATCACTTAATAGTTGGAGGAGGAATGGCTTTTACGTTTATTAAAGCACAAGGTGGAAGTATAGGAAACTCGCTTGTGGAAGACGATAAAATGGAGCTAGCATTAAGCATTTTAAAACAAGCTGAAGCTAAAAATGTAACCATTCACTTACCTACAGACTCTGTAATAGCAGACGATTTTAGTAATGATGCAAATACAAAAATTTGTGATATTAAAAACATTCCAGATGGTTGGATGGGATTAGATGCAGGACCAGAATCTAGAAAGCAATTTCATGATGTTGTAATGCAATGTAAAACCATTTTATGGAATGGACCATTAGGTGTTTTTGAAATGGAAAACTTTGCAAACGCAACAATAGCTCTAGGTAATTCTATAGCCGAAGCTACAAAAAAAGGAGCATTTTCTTTAGTTGGTGGAGGAGACTCTGTAGCAGCAGTAAAACAGTTTGGTTTCGAGAAAAAAGTAAGTTATGTAAGTACTGGTGGTGGCGCAATGCTAGAAAGTTTAGAAGGAAAAACGCTACCAGGAATTGCTGCAATACTAGAATAA